Genomic DNA from Bacterioplanes sanyensis:
CCGTTGACTGGGTACTCGGGCGTGTTGACTGGCGCGGCGTTACCGTGCCTGTTCTGTGTTATGAAATGCTGAATAAGCAAGGAGCTCCAGCACCGAACCCAGATGCACGTTTTGCCATCATTAATGGCGTTGGCGCTCATCCGCAAATGCCGTTCTTTGCGCTGCTTATTCAAGGCATTCCGCGCATTGTGCACGTGCATGAAAAGGATCTGCAGTCAGTGGAAGCGATGAACATGGGGCCGTTTGATGCGCAGGCGGTGTCTGTCGACAACGAAACGGCGATGATTCCTGATCTGGATAATGTAGAATCCACTCTTCTGAGTCATACCTGAGTTCATTTGCAACATGCCCTCTGCTCTGCTGTTGGCGGTAAACCGCCATCAGGAACGTTATTTTGCCGCCGTTGCGAGCAGCACCGACAAAATTGATATCGATGTTTTGCACGACAATCGTTTGCCTCTGGCGGTGTTGCCCAGACGGTTATCACAGGCTGAACGACGCTTTTTGAGCAGCATTGTTGCTCTGCGTGTCACCACAG
This window encodes:
- a CDS encoding chemotaxis protein CheW, coding for MSQLPKSAAKGPSRLNCLLLPLKDRNMLLPNVTVAEIVPFSHLLTTNSTVDWVLGRVDWRGVTVPVLCYEMLNKQGAPAPNPDARFAIINGVGAHPQMPFFALLIQGIPRIVHVHEKDLQSVEAMNMGPFDAQAVSVDNETAMIPDLDNVESTLLSHT